The genomic stretch TCGATGGATTGTCTTTCTAAATCGATAACGCCGGTTAACCATACGTAATCTTCAGCTGACACTGGGGTGGCGTCCGTCACCAAAAATACCGGAATACCATAACCTGTTTCGGAAATGACTTTGTGCAGGCCCGCTTTAATATCTGCCGACGTAATAATGGCAGCACCAACATCGGTTAATTCTACTTGCTCTAAAGGATGAAGATGACGATTAAATTGTTCATCTAAAGATTCAGCTAATAAACTAAAATCTTCTGGCATGTAATTACTAACACCAATAACTAAACGCTTCATTTGAAATATCTCTTATTTGTTCTTTAAAAACGACAAGCACAGATATTACAAATGGAATTTAGATTTAAAATTTAAAAAACAAATTTCGTGATTATTCGTTCATAATTAAAAACCTTATTTACTCGAAATAAAATTTCGAGATCTTTATCACTTTCCTTTTGATAAGCCAATGATATTGGATTGAGATTAAATTTAAATTCAGATAAAAAATTATGTGACCAAACCAGTGACAAATAGAAACAGAATCAAAAGAAAATAAAATTTTGCGATTTTCATCACTCTATATTGTTCGTTTTTGATTTATTAGCGAGAAATAAAAACATACCATTTAACATTTTATAAACCGCAAACAAAAAAGCCATCAACATTTCTGCTAATGGCTTTTCATTTATTGTAGGGAAAAGAAACAAGATCAGTTAAATAGATGACTATCCAGCTTAACGCCATTGTTCGACCACTGTAGATACCGTTTCACAGCGATACCCGATGAGTACATCGTATGCTTGCAGTCCATACATTCAACAAAGTACAACCCACTCATGCCTGCCATAACGTGCAACCGACGGCTATCGCAACGCTTACAAGACAACCTTTGGACCTTGTTATTAGTGTCTATACGGCGAGCAAAATTAAGTGTTTCATGGGAGCATAACGCTTCCATGGCACTCTCCTTAAAAGGATGTTCACTGAGTAGATAATTGATGGCGTAGTCGTAAACAGGGGGAATTGAAGATTTTCCACTCTCTATATTGGTTATTTTGGCAACAGAGACTCCCAACAAAGAGGCAAATTCCACTTTGCTGTATTCCAAGATAAACCGAGAAGAGATGAACTTATCTGCACTTATAATTCTCAACATACACAAATCTCTAATAATAATAAACCGAGTACGTTGTACTCTGTTCATTGTTGAAACATGCAATAAAAGTCACTTCCAATTGTATTTATTCGAACAGTATGTTCTATTTGTTTTTTATTATCATGCTACTAATTGATTTTAAAATCAACAAGCACAATTTAGTAAAATCATTATTTACATTAAACATGATTAAATATTTTCACTTATACAAATAAAGAAAAACCATAGAATGGTTAAATACTTCCACTTATTGAGCATTAAACATTGCATTTTATAAAGAGGGAATCCCCCCCTTTTTACATAGTTTTCACCATCATCAATCACTCGTAACCAATGCTGTTGACGATGCGAATAAATAACCAGCAAACTCGTCAAAAAATGGCGTGCTATTGTCTGCCAGCATTCAGCAACCATAGCCATCTGTATCGCTCCCATGCAACCATCATGAACCATTCAGCCGCATCCAATCTGCCCCCATGCGGCGCATTTCCTCAATAACAGACTGTAAGCGCTTTTTGGTGATTACGTTGATCTTAATTTTCAATAAAAAACAACTCGGATAAAAATCGTGAACTGCTCCGCATTGAGCGGAGAGGGTGACTTAGCTTCCGGCACATCTTCCTCCGTGCATCGCTCACAAAATCGCCTCATCCTCCCCCTTTCTACGCCCTAAATTTGTGCATCATTTCACGCCTTCTCCTTCTACCATTCGTGATCCCCATACCTGCATTGCGTTATTTATCAATAACAAAAATCTTTGCTGATTTTTCTCACATTTTGCTGGCAAACGAAATTCATAGCATATCTGGGCTTTTTTATAATTACGCATATGGATATAGAACGTGAACAAACAACCTTTCAACTTATCTCTGCTGGCGAAAGCCATCATGCCTATAATGGCAACCTCACTGCTCATTGGCTGTAACTCTTCTAACGATGGAGAGACGGCGAATCCACAACCAGACACTGGCAAAGTGGCTCGTGTCTATTTCAAAGCGAGCGAAACTGCAACTCGAGCAGCAGCTGACAGCAGCGCTTACGACAAAGCGACGTTATACGTTTGGAATAACGACACCTGTGGTGGCTACGCCGAAACCGACGAAGGCCATGATGATTGGGGCACAGGTATTAAACCCACTGGCGTAGACGATAAGTTTGGTGCCTACTGGGATCTGCAAGTGCGCAGCGAAGCGACCCAGTGCATCAACTTTATTCCTCGCGTTGGCAACGATAAGCCCCTTGGCGAGTTCGATGCCAAACTCGATCTGACCCAAACAGGCAAAAATAACGCCGTCTACACCCAACAAGGTGTGGCCGCCGTTTACCCAGAGCTGATCTCAACTTCTGACATCCCGGCCAACACGGCACGCGTTTACATGAACACGCCAGATGGTGATGAAGGGCACTTCACCTTACATGTTTGGAACAACGACACCTGTGGCGCTTTTGATGGCAACGACACTTCATGGCCAGGTATGGAACCCACCGGCTTTAGTGATGTGTACGGACCCTATTGGGATCTGCCAGTGAAAGGCGCAGAGGGTTGCATCAACATCATTCCAAACAACAAATCCAACGGCGACTACCAAACTTCAGACCTTAAGTTTGAGTTTGATAAAACCACCGCGATTGGCAATGTCGCGTTTGTGTTTAAAGGCACCAACAAGGTGTACTACACCGCATTGGCACAAAAGCCTGTGGCACAAGTGGAGCTAGCGGGCGCAAGCGCGATTTTTGCCGATGACAGCGTGATTCTAGTCAACGCCAAAGACGCCACCAGCGTCACACTCTACTACTCAGAAAGCGGTGAACTGGCTTTCGATAGCGCCAGCAAAAAAGTCACGGGTGCAACCAAACAAATCACTTCAAGCAAAGCAGCGAGCGCCGATTGGAACAAAACCAAGCCACATCTGAGCAACGATTTTATCGGTTTTGAAATGGACTTCAGTGGCGAAGGTAACACGCTGAAAGATCTGCTGAAAGGTCAATTGATCTTGGTGGCCAGCGATGCGACAGGCGTCATTAAAGCAACCGAAGTCCAACCTGCCAGCGCATTAGATGCACTCTACGCCGCGGCCGCGACCAAGCTCAGTTATGGTGCGGTGATTAACCCAGACAGCACCACCACATTCCGCCTTTGGGCACCAACGGCGCAGAGCGTCAAGCTGATCCCGTACAATGCTGAAAAGCAAGCGCAAACCGCCATCACAATGACATTTGATGCCACCAGCGGAGCCTGGGTAGCAGAAAACACCGCACTCAAACACGGTGATTTCTACCGCTACGAAGTGACGGTTTACCACCCGGCTACAGACAAGGTCGAAACCTACCAAGTGACCGACCCCTATTCCTTGAGCCTCTCGATGAACTCGGAATACAGTCAAGTGGTGGATCTGGCCAACGCGGAGCTGAAACCGTCGGGATGGGACGCACTTTCTGCACCACACAACCAAGCAAACCCAGCCGAGTTTGTCTTGTATGAAGCGCACATTCGTGACTTCTCAGCACTGGATGACTCAACGGCCGAAGCCAATCGTGGCAAGTACAAAGCCTTTACTCAAGCAGGTGCTGCGCCTGTCGAGCATCTCAAAAAACTGGCTCAATCGGGCGTTACACACTTACATCTACTGCCGACCTTTGATATTGCGACCATCAATGAAGACCCAACCAAAGTGGCGAACATCAATCAGCCATTTGCTAAGTTGTGTGAACTGGATGCAAGCGTGAAAAACGATGCCGATTTCGGCAACTACTGCGACAGCAATGAAACGCTGAGCACCGTGTTTGAAACACTGGCAAAAAAAGACAGCAAAGAGAGCGCGGTAGTACAACGTTTGAACAGCCATGTGCGCAACCTAGACTCATTTAACTGGGGTTACGATCCATTCCACTACACGGTGCCAGAAGGTTCTTATTCATCGGATGCTGAAGGTATGGTGAGAATCAAAGAGTTCCGTGAAATGGTGATGTCGGTGAAAAAAGAGATCGGCATGAACGTGGTGATGGATGTGGTCTACAACCACACCAACGAATCAGGGGTATCGTCCAAATCGGTCTTGGATCGCATTGTGCCTTGGTACTACCAACGCCTCAACGAGTTCTCAGGTGCGGTGGAGCAATCGACCTGTTGCTCTAACACGGCGCCGGAAAACCAAATGTTTGCCAAGCTGATTGACGATTCCATTAGCACTTGGGTGAAAGAGTACAAGATCGATGCGTTCCGCTGGGATCTGATGGGCCACCACCCACTGGCGCAAATGAAGCAAACCTTGGCTGCTGCCAAAGCCGTCGATCCAAATGTCTACTTCTACGGTGAAGGTTGGAACTTCGGTGAAGTGGGTAACGATCGCATGTTCAAACAAGCCACTCAGTTAAACCTTGCAGGTACGGGCATTGGTTCATTCTCGGATCGTCTTCGTGACGCAGTCCGCGGCGGTGGCCCATTCGACAGCCAAGATTCGCTTCGTTCAAATCAAGGCTTTGGTAACGGTATTTACGTTCAAGTGAATGAGAAGAACGAGCAAAACGCGGCGCTGAAGACAACCGCGCTGCACCTTGCCGATCTGACTCGTTTGGGCATGGCAGGCAACTTAAAAGCCTTCCCATTCACCGATAGCAAAGGCAAAGCGATCACTGGTGCTGAGTTGGATTACAACGGTCAACCCGCGGGTTACGCGCAAGATGCGTGGGAAATCCAGAACTACGTCTCCAAACATGACAACCAAACCCTGTGGGACAACAACCAGTACAAGATTGCCTATGCGACCACGGCCGCAGAGCGCACACGTATGCAAGCGGTTGGTTTGTCTACCGCGATGCTTGGCCAAGGCGTACCATTTATCCATATGGGCAGCGAGTTACTGCGTTCTAAATCGATGCAGCGCGACTCGTATGACTCAGGCGATTGGTACAACCGCGTTGACTTCACTAAGCAAGACAACAACTGGAATGTTGGCCTGCCACGCGAAGACAAAGACGGCAGCAACTGGGCGATCATCGATGCCGTGATCACTGGCTCAAGCGATCACGCCATGCCAAGTGCCACAGACATCGATAACATGGATAAGTTCTTCAACGAACTGGCCGCACTACGTGCTTCTTCTGGTCTGTTTACCCTAGGCAAAGGCAGTGAAATCATCAAACGCGTTGCGTTCCACAACACAGGCGCAGAGCAAACACCAGGGCTTATCGTGATGAGCATCGACAACAGCGGTGATAAGCACGATGCCACCATTGATGCTAAACGCGATGGCATGGTGATTGTGGTGAACGCGTCGCCAAGCATGGTCAGTGACTTTGCCAAGTTTGATGCAGCGGGCTACACGCTCCATGCAGTGCAAACCAATGCGGGCAATGACTCACTGGCGAAGAACCAAGATAAAGTGGCTCAAGTCGTGAATGGCAAACTCACGGTTCCCGCTTGGTCTGTCGCGGTCTTTGAGAAGCTGCGTTAAGTTCTAGTAGTAGAAAACGCAACCAGTAAGAAAAGACAACGCCCGCATCATGCGGGCGTTTGTTTAGGGTTTGTGTTGGGAGGAAAACAGGTCTTGAGTGAAATCGAGCTCGCTGCCAGCAGAGGAATCTGCACCAGCACTTGGTGGCTGAGGCTCTTGGTTAATGGTGTCAGCCAGTAGCCCCTCATCTATCTCTTCAAACACCAATGGCTCATCACTGCGATCCAAATTGGCCTCAAGCGGAGGGAAATAACTCGGGCGCTTATACACTTTATTGAGCGCTTTAATGATGGCGTGCTTACCCACTTTGCCCGCTTCAAGCTTTTTCAACAAAGGTTTTGCCACCGCTTGCAAACCCACCACGATGTCGACCCCAATTTTCGTCGCCACTTGATCACGCATTGCGCGCGCTTTTTCATAACCAAAATGAGACGCCAAGAACAGCCACACGTAAGCCAACGCATTGCCGGTTTTGCCATAATCACGCCAAGCTTCGCCCGCATGGAACATGGCTTCGGCGCTGCCTCTTTCGGCTGCGCGTTCAAGCCAATAGGTACCTTTGGCATGATCCGTCTTGGTTCCGACTCCCGCTAAATAACTGAGGCCAAGGTGAATTTGCCCATCGACACTGCCTTTACTTGCCGCTTTGTGATACCACTGGTAAGCATTATCGTTCGAGCGCTCGGGATTCTCACCCGATTGGCTCCACTCCCCCATAAACAGCATCGCATCCAAGTTGCCTTGAACCGCCGCTTCTTCAATTAAGCGATAGCCTTTGGGTAAGTTTTTTTCAATGCCACGACCATGAACAAGGGCTTTGCCCGCTTCAAATTTCGCATCCAGACTGCCTTCCAGCCCTGCAATGGCCAAACGCCAGAAGTTCGCTTGTTCTTTGAGGATCAAGTCTTCACGCATGCGGTCACTCATGCGCACAATGCCATACATCGAGTTCACATTGTCTAAACGTGCCCCTTTGTTATACCAATAGAGCGCTTCCTTTAAATTAGTTCGCTCCGCTTCTTTGGCTAAAAACAGGATCGTCGGAATATGACCGCCTTCGGCCTTGAAAAGTCGTTCTTGTCTTTCTTGCTCTCGCGCTTTTTCGATTGCTTTGCGGTTGGCAATTTCCCTTGCTTTTCGCTCTTGTTCGAGTCGTTGCTTCCTTAACGATAAGGAGAACATCCAAACAAACACCAGCAGCAAAGACAGCCCCGTAGCGCCAATGGCGACGGCCATCATACTCATAATGTCATTTCTTTATTGAACAGCTCACTCTGAGCCTAATTAAAACACGCTTCTTGCTAAGTTTAACGGCATATTTGTTAAATTCTTGAGCTAAGGTTACTTAAGTATACACATAGCCTCAGAGAATCCGCTCTACGCCCCCGATAAGGATGAGTTCAAGCCGTCGCATATCCGTTAACTTGCCCCAATAATAATGACCCTACAAACATGGGATAAATGTGAAATGAAAAAACAAAAATTCACCGTTTACCAAGTATTTACTCGTTTATTTGGCAACAAAGTTCAGCACAGCCGACCTTGGGGAAGCAAAGAGGAAAATGGCGTGGGTAAGTTCAGTGATTTTACCGACCTCGCACTCAAAGAGATTCGTCAACTTGGCATTAGCCATATTTGGTACACGGGCGTGCCACATCATGCGTTGGTGGCGGATTATCAACACCATGGTATTGGGCACGATCACCCTGCCGTCGTGAAAGGGCGTGCCGGCTCGCCCTATGCCGTCAAAGATTACTACTCGGTGAATCCCGATCTGGCCGACAATCCGGCAGAACGATTGTCAGAGTTTGCCGCGCTAATTGAGCGTACCCATCGCCACGGCATGAAAGTGATCATCGATATCGTACCCAACCACGTTGCGCGCAAGTATCACGGATTAAACAACCCTGAAGGGGTGCGTGACTTTGGTGCTGATGACGACACCTCTGTCGAATATCACCGAGACAACAACTTTTACTATATTCCAGGGCAAGCCTTTCAACTGCCTGACTTTCCAACGCCCTTTACCCCACTCGGCGGCGAGGCGCACCCACAATTGCAGTGGCCTTACGAAGAGTTCCCTGCCAAATGGACCGGCAACGGCTCGCGCTTAGCCAAACCTCAGTTTGATGATTGGTATGAAACGGTCAAAGTCAATTACGGTGTACGACCCGATGGCAGCAAAGACTTTGCCGAATTGCCAGCGGATTTTGCACAGAAAACCGCAGCAGCGCACTTTGCCTTTTGGCAGCAGCAAGACGTACCTGACTCGTGGAAGAAATTTCGCGACATCGCTCTGTATTGGCTCGAATTCGGCGTCGATGGTTTCCGTTACGACATGGCCGAGATGGTCCCTGTCGAGTTTTGGAGCTATCTCAACTCACACATCAAAATGCGCAATCCTGATGCGTTTTTGATGGCCGAAGTGTATCAGCCTCATCTATACCGCGATTACATTCACTTGGGCAAAATGGATTATCTGTACGACAAAGTGGATTTGTACGACGGGCTCAAAGCGGTGATACAAAACCGCGCTTCGACCGCAATCATCGGCGAGATCCAAGCGCAAATGATGGACATCGAACACCATATGCTGCACTTCCTCGATAACCATGACGAGCAGCGCCTCGCCTCGCCTCAGTTTGCTGGGGATGCGGAGTTTGGTCGCCCTGCAATGTTGGTCTCGGCTTTACTCAGTAGCTCACCCACCATGATTTATTTTGGTCAGGAAGTGGGCGAAGCAGGGGCAGAATTGGGCGGCTTTGGCCTGCCTAGCCGCACGTCGATTTTTGACTATGTGGGCGTGCCCGAGCATCAAAAATGGATGAATGAAGGCCAGTTTGATGGCGGCCAACTAAATGAGAAACAACGCGCGCTGCGGGCGTTCTATATACGTTTACTCAACTTCACCTTAACCCACTCAGCAATGAGCGGTGAGTATTGCGATTTGTACTCCACCAACCAACAAGCATTGAGTCACTTCTGCCATCTGTTTGCTCGTTTCGATTCTCAGCAGTTGGTGCTGGCTGCCAGCAACTTTTCAGCACACCACAGCAATACATGCCAAGTGGTGTTGCCTGAGGCGTTGATCGCGCAACTTGGACTTGCGGATGGGCAATATACCTTAGTGGATAAACTCAGTGACCAATCCAGTCATCATGCCAGTGAAACCCTGCAACTGAACGTCAATCACGGTCAAGGTCGAGCTTGGCTCACCCTACCCCCTTTTGCCGCCAGTGCATGGGTACTTGAGCTATAACAGTGGAAAAAACGGCCATTAGAAAAGACCCATAAAAACAGTTCTTGGGCTTGTTCACAGTTTGGCACTCTGGGGACAAGCCTCTTCCTTTCTTTCTGCACCTTGTGACCGCTTTACTCCGCACTGATATAAAAACTTTCTATATCACTGTTTGTGTTAACTATTTCTCTGCGGGTTCTGTCAGGGGTAATATTCCACTTAGAACATATTACGCGAGACAATAACAATGAAACCGATTATCAAAACACTTTCTGTTTGTACGCTTGCCTCCTTAATGACGGCGCCAGTTATGGCGATGCAAGAAGGGGAAATCACCATCTGGATCAACGGCGACAAGAGCTACCAAGGCTTAACCGAAATAGGTCGTCAATTTGAACAAGATACGGGCGTGAAAGTGATCGTCCAGCATCCTGAGTCACTGGAAGCCAAATTCCAACAACATGCCGCTACGGGCGGTGGTCCAGACATCATTTTCTGGGCCCACGATCGTTTTGGTGGTTATGCCGAAGCGGGTTTGCTTTACGAAGTGAAACCGAGCAAAGAGTTCAAAGAAAAACTGGTCGATTTCAGCTGGGATGCCGTTACGGTTAACGGCAAAATTGTCGGCTACCCATTGGCCATTGAAGCCCCTTCTCTTATCTACAACAAAGACTTACTGCCAGAGCCACCTAAAACGTGGGAAGAGCTGCCACAGATCCAAAAGCAGATGCAAAAACAAGGTAAGCAAGCGATCATGTGGGACATCAAAAATGCCTATTTCACTTGGCCAGTCATCTCCTCTGGTGGCGCATTTGCCTTTGAAAAAATCGACGGCGGATACAATGCCAAGAGCACAGGGGTAAACAACCAAGCAGGCATCCATGGCCTTCAATATCTGGTGGATATGGTCAACCAAGGTGTCCTCAACCCTGATATGGATTACTCCGTTGCGGAAGCGGCTTTCACCAAAGGCGAAGCGGCGATGACCATTAACGGCCCTTGGTCTTGGGGGAACTTAGATAAACTCAACGTCAATTACGGTGTTGCCGTTCTGCCTACTCTTAACGGTGGCAAAGGCAATCCGTTTGTCGGCATTCTCAGTGCCGGCATTAACGCCGCTAGCCCAAATACCGATTTGGCGGTCGAGTTTTTGGAAAACTATCTATTCCAAGATGAGGCGCTAAAAATCATGAACAACGACAAACCACTTGGCGCTGTGACATTGAAATCGTTCCAAACCATCTTAGAAAGTGATGAGCGCATTAAATCCACTATGATTAATGCTGAGAATGGCGAAATTATGCCAAACATTCCACAGATGACGGCTTACTGGTTTGCCGAAGGCGCAGCCATTGACAACGCAATGCAAGGTAAGCAGAGCGTGAAAGACGCCCTCGACATGGCCGCGAAGCAAATCACCAAATAAAGATTTCATCGTATCCTTGGCACAGTTCGCTGTGCCTTTTTTCGTTTTAGGAACCTAAACCATGCACACGCTTCCCACCCTGTATCTTAAAGGGACTTTCAATGGTTGGGGATTAGATACCCCGTTTGTGCCCGCTTCACCGCAGCAACTTCAAGCTTGCGTTGTCCTTTCTGCTGATCGCCATCAGTTTAAAATTGCCGATAAAGATGGCACGGCGCAATGGACCTTTTCCGCCCACCCAACCCAAGCGATTGAACTGAATGAAGCGATCACGCAGCCGTTGATCGCCACTCAAGGCATCGGCAATGATCTTGTTTACATTCCGCAAAAAACCGAACGATTCACCTTAACCCTCGACTGCTCACAACCGCAGCCCAGCTTGACGATCACCAAAGGGGCGAACAATGCGGAAGTCGAGGTTGAACGAGCGCAGCTGCATAGCCAGTTGATCCCTACCTGTGGCCCCACACCAAACGCGCCCCATCGTGAACATGCTCTTGCTATCGACACTCTGTTTGACACATTGGCCATTGAAGAAAACCGCCGTTTCCCGTTTGTATTTGGTGATAATGTCGACGGCTACTATGAAGGTCAAACGCACTGCTTTGTTGGCGCGGGTCGCTATCGACATCATCAAGGTTGGTATCTCGGCGGTTTTGCGGCCTTTGTCGACGGCCAGCTCCTCAACAAACCAGAAGCCTGCCGTGCTCGCTTACTGCCTTATGGCATTGAACATCACTACACCTGCCACAGTCGCGATCGTTTGAGCGTTCATTCAGGGCAACGGCAAGTGGCACTAAGCGTGCAAAGCGTTGAGCCCACCACTTTAGCCATCGTGCCTGAGCTCAACATTGCCCTCAACGATTGCCAAATAAAAACCTATGGCCAATGTGTGTTGATTGAGATCAACCCCGAACGAGTGCCCGAAGGCGCGCCAAGATTCCTTGCTCTGAGTGCCAACCAAGCCGTAGAAGCGCAAGAGGTGACGTTTGAGCAATGCCCTGCATTGGATTATGCCGTTCATCTTGATGGTGGGAACTGCAAGCTGCGCATCACCACCAGTCAACCGAGCACGTTATTGACCCTTTACCTCTGCTTTGAACACGATAAAGACGCCGCGATACAGCAGGCGCAAAATGCGGCTTACCAGCATGCTGACTTACAACATCAACATCAGCTCTACCACTTCCTCACGGACAACGATTTCTACTGCGATGACCAAGAATATAACCGCGCTGTGATGTGGGCGAGATTGGCCAGTCGAACGTTCGTCAGCCACGAATTTGGTTTAGGCATTTGGGCGGGCTTGCCATGGTTTAAAGATTGTTGGGGGCGCGATACCTTCATCGCTCTGTCCGGCACGTCATTGATTAACGGCCTGTTTGATGAAGCCAAAGCGATCATCAGTAACTTTGCCTCCATGCAAAAATCCGACCTCGATAATGTCAATCATGGTCGTATCCCTAACCGAGTCACCAGCAAAACCAACATCATCTACAACACCACCGATGGCACGCCTTGGATGATTCGTGAAATCATGGAGTACCTTCACTACAGTGGTGATATGGCCTTTGCACAGCAGATCTACCCCGTGGTGCAGCGCTTTATCCAAGGCGTTGAAAAACACTATCTGGATGAAGATGGATTGATGTCGCATCGCGATCCGGATACTTGGATGGACGCCAAAATTAACGGGCAGATCCCGTGGTCACCTCGCGGCCCGAAAGCCAATGACATTCAAGCGTTGTGGTTTGAGAGCCTACAAATCGCCGAGCAACTGGCGCTTTGGCAAGGTGATGAGGCGTTTGCTCAACACTGCCACCAGCTCGCCACCAAAGCGCAAGAGAGCTTTGTCGCCAAGTTTTGGCAGCCAGAGAGTCGCTGTTTAGCCGATTGTCTGCGTCATGGTGACGAGGCTGATCTCAGCCAGCGCCCCAATCAGTTGATGGCATTAACCATCCCGATGAAACGTAACTTGCTTGCTGCCGAGATTGGCCAGCATTTAGTGAAAAACTGCGTTGAACAATTGTTGTTTCCATGGGGGATCTGCTCTCTGACTCAAAGCCATCAAGATTTTCACCCGTATCACGATAACCGCAGCGAATACCATAAGGACGCCGCCTACCACAACGGCACCATTTGGGGCTGGAATGCTGGCTTTACCGTGAGCGCATTGTGTCAATTTGGCCAACAAGATTTCGCTTACCAGCTCAGCAAGAATCTCGCTAAGCAAATTTTGACCCAAGGTCATCGTGGCGCCATGAGTGAAAACCTCGACGCCTTCCAGCAAGACGAAAACGCGTTAGTGATGACAGGCACCTACGCACAAGCGTGGTCCGTTTCTGAGTTTGCACGTAATGCTCAGCAAGATTATTTGGGCTTTATGCCAAGATTGGCTGAAAAGCGAATGCTCCTGCATCCACAGTTACCCTCACGCTGGCACAAGGTGAAGGCGCGCTTGCCTTTTGGCCAACACAACGCTTTGCTGTTCACGGTTACGCGCCCGGGCAACACAGGGCAAAACAACACGCTTATTTACAGTGTAAAACCAGAACGCGTGGAGCCCGAGGTTCAGCTCACCTTGGTGCTTGAACTGGAAGACACGCAGTTGCACTTAACCTTCCCACTGAATGAAGCGCACTCGTTTATTGTTCGTGACGGCCAACTCAAACCGCTGGCACCGGAGGTAATGCTCACCGTGGTAGACAAACCCCACTACGCTCTGTTGGAAAATCTCTCCTTTGCTCAGCCTGATTGGCAAAGAAAGCACCATGCCTTGCAGCAGCAAGATTACTTACGCCAAAAACGCATGGCTGACAATCTTGCCCTTGCTGAGGATTAACCCATTCCAGACCATCGATCCAGATCATAGCTCCAGATCATAGGTTGCAAAGCAAAAAGGCGCTCCAGATGGAACGCCTTTGTTTTTGATGATGTTTTTATCGAATCAAAAATCGTTATTTTTTACTGTTCACCGCTTTCACAAACGCTTCTTGTGCACCCGGAATGTTCAGCGCTTTGGCTTCATCCAGTAGGCTCAAAGCTTTCGGGATGTCTCCCTTCGCGACCGCTTGTTCAATCGCCGATAAATAGAATTTTTGCGATTCTGGCTGCGCTTTGATGGCTTTTTCGACCACTGGGGCGGGTGCCACGTCAGCGGGTTTCACAGGGTCAATCGCACGGAATGGGCGCAATTTCAGCGTCTCCACTTGCACTTCAACACGGCCGCCCAAGCGATGGGTATAAACCGGATCGGTCACCATCGGCATCACTTCACCAAACTCTTTGGCGCGTACCTTCGCAGGATGGTCAACCGTGACCTGTTTGCCCAACTGATCGGCTGGGGTGTA from Vibrio vulnificus NBRC 15645 = ATCC 27562 encodes the following:
- a CDS encoding helix-turn-helix domain-containing protein, with amino-acid sequence MLRIISADKFISSRFILEYSKVEFASLLGVSVAKITNIESGKSSIPPVYDYAINYLLSEHPFKESAMEALCSHETLNFARRIDTNNKVQRLSCKRCDSRRLHVMAGMSGLYFVECMDCKHTMYSSGIAVKRYLQWSNNGVKLDSHLFN
- the pulA gene encoding pullulanase-type alpha-1,6-glucosidase; the protein is MNKQPFNLSLLAKAIMPIMATSLLIGCNSSNDGETANPQPDTGKVARVYFKASETATRAAADSSAYDKATLYVWNNDTCGGYAETDEGHDDWGTGIKPTGVDDKFGAYWDLQVRSEATQCINFIPRVGNDKPLGEFDAKLDLTQTGKNNAVYTQQGVAAVYPELISTSDIPANTARVYMNTPDGDEGHFTLHVWNNDTCGAFDGNDTSWPGMEPTGFSDVYGPYWDLPVKGAEGCINIIPNNKSNGDYQTSDLKFEFDKTTAIGNVAFVFKGTNKVYYTALAQKPVAQVELAGASAIFADDSVILVNAKDATSVTLYYSESGELAFDSASKKVTGATKQITSSKAASADWNKTKPHLSNDFIGFEMDFSGEGNTLKDLLKGQLILVASDATGVIKATEVQPASALDALYAAAATKLSYGAVINPDSTTTFRLWAPTAQSVKLIPYNAEKQAQTAITMTFDATSGAWVAENTALKHGDFYRYEVTVYHPATDKVETYQVTDPYSLSLSMNSEYSQVVDLANAELKPSGWDALSAPHNQANPAEFVLYEAHIRDFSALDDSTAEANRGKYKAFTQAGAAPVEHLKKLAQSGVTHLHLLPTFDIATINEDPTKVANINQPFAKLCELDASVKNDADFGNYCDSNETLSTVFETLAKKDSKESAVVQRLNSHVRNLDSFNWGYDPFHYTVPEGSYSSDAEGMVRIKEFREMVMSVKKEIGMNVVMDVVYNHTNESGVSSKSVLDRIVPWYYQRLNEFSGAVEQSTCCSNTAPENQMFAKLIDDSISTWVKEYKIDAFRWDLMGHHPLAQMKQTLAAAKAVDPNVYFYGEGWNFGEVGNDRMFKQATQLNLAGTGIGSFSDRLRDAVRGGGPFDSQDSLRSNQGFGNGIYVQVNEKNEQNAALKTTALHLADLTRLGMAGNLKAFPFTDSKGKAITGAELDYNGQPAGYAQDAWEIQNYVSKHDNQTLWDNNQYKIAYATTAAERTRMQAVGLSTAMLGQGVPFIHMGSELLRSKSMQRDSYDSGDWYNRVDFTKQDNNWNVGLPREDKDGSNWAIIDAVITGSSDHAMPSATDIDNMDKFFNELAALRASSGLFTLGKGSEIIKRVAFHNTGAEQTPGLIVMSIDNSGDKHDATIDAKRDGMVIVVNASPSMVSDFAKFDAAGYTLHAVQTNAGNDSLAKNQDKVAQVVNGKLTVPAWSVAVFEKLR
- a CDS encoding tetratricopeptide repeat protein encodes the protein MSMMAVAIGATGLSLLLVFVWMFSLSLRKQRLEQERKAREIANRKAIEKAREQERQERLFKAEGGHIPTILFLAKEAERTNLKEALYWYNKGARLDNVNSMYGIVRMSDRMREDLILKEQANFWRLAIAGLEGSLDAKFEAGKALVHGRGIEKNLPKGYRLIEEAAVQGNLDAMLFMGEWSQSGENPERSNDNAYQWYHKAASKGSVDGQIHLGLSYLAGVGTKTDHAKGTYWLERAAERGSAEAMFHAGEAWRDYGKTGNALAYVWLFLASHFGYEKARAMRDQVATKIGVDIVVGLQAVAKPLLKKLEAGKVGKHAIIKALNKVYKRPSYFPPLEANLDRSDEPLVFEEIDEGLLADTINQEPQPPSAGADSSAGSELDFTQDLFSSQHKP